From the genome of Bradyrhizobium elkanii USDA 76, one region includes:
- a CDS encoding helix-turn-helix domain-containing protein, translating into MPAGMAAASTDQNPESNEAVAHRLKRTREAMKLNQAAWCRLVGIDAPQWNNYETGGRRITIDAALKVCKATGVGLNWIYRGMASDLPVNLATAIQAQERAARKRT; encoded by the coding sequence TTGCCGGCCGGAATGGCGGCAGCATCAACAGACCAAAATCCTGAGAGCAATGAGGCGGTTGCGCACCGCTTGAAGCGGACGCGCGAGGCCATGAAGCTAAACCAGGCGGCTTGGTGTCGCCTGGTCGGGATCGATGCGCCGCAGTGGAATAACTACGAGACGGGCGGACGGCGCATCACGATCGACGCCGCCCTCAAGGTCTGCAAGGCAACAGGCGTCGGCCTCAACTGGATCTACCGCGGCATGGCATCTGACTTGCCGGTCAACCTTGCGACGGCGATCCAGGCGCAGGAACGAGCCGCACGCAAGCGCACATAG
- a CDS encoding DUF2312 domain-containing protein: MSEIRTEAREELKSYIERIERLVEEIATIKDDQRVLFAELKSKGYDPKAVRRIIKRRQKDPDEIAEAEAIDGTYMHAIGMAAETPLHAQVSRLVRDGMSRDEVIEAFQMLVPVNGEVIASVGGAPMRIWRTEDGKAFAEDYVPPLFENFMKKRGAA; this comes from the coding sequence ATGAGCGAGATCCGCACCGAGGCCCGCGAGGAGCTGAAATCCTACATCGAACGGATCGAGCGCCTCGTCGAGGAGATCGCGACCATCAAGGATGATCAGCGCGTCCTGTTCGCCGAGCTGAAGTCCAAGGGTTACGACCCCAAGGCCGTGAGGCGTATCATCAAGCGCCGACAGAAAGACCCGGATGAGATTGCCGAGGCCGAGGCGATCGATGGGACATACATGCACGCCATCGGCATGGCGGCTGAAACCCCGTTGCACGCGCAGGTGTCGCGCCTGGTCAGGGACGGCATGTCCCGCGACGAGGTGATCGAGGCATTCCAGATGCTGGTGCCGGTCAATGGCGAGGTGATCGCCAGCGTGGGCGGCGCGCCGATGCGGATCTGGCGCACCGAGGACGGCAAGGCGTTCGCCGAGGACTACGTCCCGCCGCTGTTCGAAAACTTCATGAAGAAGCGGGGCGCGGCCTGA